The Terriglobales bacterium sequence GCGGTTTCCTCGGTCATGCCTTTCACTTTGTTGTTAAACGCCCAGCAGTAGTGGCAGTCCACGTTGCATTTCCACTCTGTGAACAGGTACGACAGCAGGGGACGGAACTGGTCGTTCATTACTCGCGACTGCACGTACGGCACGAACCACCGCCGGAAAGCGCGCACAAAGTTGTTCGCGTGATAGCTTCCGGTCTGTAACTCCGGCATTGAGCCTCCTTGCGAAGTGATACATTGGGACCACGGTCGTCCCGAAAGCGTTTAAGATAGTCAACCCCGGCGCTTAGATTAAATAAAATTATGCGGCGTGGGGCTATGGCCCACATCGTATTGACCGGATAACGCATTGAACTGCCGTGGGTTGCAGCGAACGGAGCGAGTATGCGGGAAATTGCCAGGCAACAGGAAGACGAGCGGCAGGATTGGAACCGCCGCTACCAGGAAGAGTCGCACGGCGCCTTCGAGCCCGACCCCTTCCTGCTCAGCGCCTACGACGAATATATCCAGCCCACTTTCGCCAAGGGAGGCAGCGCGCTGGATCTCGCCGGCGGCACCGGCCGTCACGCCATCTGGCTGGCCGAACTGCGCTGGAAAGTCACCGTCGTGGACATCTCCGAAGTCGCCTTTGAGAAGGCGCAGCGCAAGGCGGAAGAGCGCGGCGTCAAAATCAACTTCCTGGTCCGCGACCTCCGTTCCTTCGATCCCGGGGAAGAGAAGTATGACCTGGTACTCGTCTTCTTCTACCTGCAGCGCGATCTTTATCCCGCGCTGGTCAAGGCGCTCAAGCCGGGAGGCCTGCTGATCTACAAGACTTACACGGAAGAGCACAAAACGAAACACGCCAAGACCGTTCGCCATCCCGAGTACTACTTGCAGGAAAACGAGCTGCTGCACACCTTCTTGCGCCTGCGAATTCTCCACTACGCCGAAACGGTCGAAGAAAAAGGCGTGGCGGAGTTAGTGGCGCAAAAGAGGTAGTTTCGCGTTTCGCGTTTCGCGTTTCACGTCGTACAGCTCGGCGCGAACTTTGAAAACCGCACAACGTGAAACGTGAAACCTTGAAACGTAAAACTTGAAAACACTGCTTCCGCTGTTCGTTCAAGATCATCTTGAACCCATGCCAAAACGCCCCGTCCACGGTCACGTGCACCACAAGCATCCGGCGCTGAAACAGCATCCCGCGCTGCGCAAAAACTACTGCTTCGGATGCGGCAAGGACAATGCAGAGGGCATGCGCCTGAAGTTCGTGCATGACGAGAACAGCCAACGTTTCGTCGCGCATTTTCGCCTCGGACGCCGCTTTACGGGACCGCCGCGGCACGCCCACGGCGGCATTATTGCGGCCATCCTCGATGAGGCCATGTCCAAGCCTTCACGGCTGCGCAACGTGCTGGCGCCAACGATAGAGTTAAACGTGCGCTACCTGAAGCCGGTTCCGCTGGGAGCCCGGTTGACCGCCTCCGGATGGGAGGTGCGCGTGCGCGGACGCCAGCACTTGCGCGCCGCCGAGATTCGCAACGAACGCGATGAACTGCTGGCGACTGCGCGCGGTAAGTTCAAGGCCGTGGATGCGGAGCGGATGATGAGCAAGTTCCTCAGCCGCGGGAGAGGAAAATAGCTCTGCAGGGAGAACTGCGGAACTGCCGAATTGCCGAATTTCAATTCCACGCTTCGGCAGTTCGTTAATTCGGCAAATGCTCCCAGGCGGGTTAAAATAGAGGGTTCCAGGTTACATACGAAGTGAGGTAAGCATGTCGGACAACAATGGCAGCAGCGGCCTGCGGCTCAAGACCGGGCTGGCTGAAATGCTCAAGGGCGGCGTGATCATGGATGTCATGAGCGCGGCGCAGGCGGAAGTTGCGGAAAAGGCCGGCGCCGTTGCGGTCATGGCGCTGGAGCGCGTGCCGGCCATGATCCGGGCCACTGGCGGGGTCGCGCGCATGGCCAATCCCAAACTGATTCGCGAGATCATGGACACGGTGTCCATCCCGGTCATGGCCAAGTGCCGCATCGGCCATTTCGCCGAAGCCCAGGTATTGCAGGAGCTCGGCGTCGACTACATTGATGAGTCCGAGGTTCTCACTCCCGCCGACGAAGCCAACCACGTCGACAAGCACGCCTTCAAGGTCCCCTTTGTTTGCGGCGCGCGTAATCTCGGTGAAGCCTTGCGCCGCATCGCCGAGGGCGCGGCCATGATCCGCACCAAGGGCGAGGCCGGCACCGGTGATGTGGTGCACGCGGTCAAGCACATGCGCCAGATTGTCAGCGAACTGCGCCAGCTCACCGTGATGGGTGACGACGAACTTTACACCGCCGCCAAGAACCACCAGGCGCCCTATGAACTGGTGCGCATGGTTGCCAGGGCAGGGAAGCTGCCGGTGCCGAATTTTTCTGCCGGTGGCATCGCCACACCGGCCGACGCGTCGCTGATGATGCAGCTCGGCGCCGAATCCGTGTTCGTTGGTTCCGGCATTTTCATGAAGGATGGCACTACGCCGCTTGAGGTCGGATACGAGAACGGGCGCTTCAAGGATCCGCAAGAGCGCGAGGATGCTGAGCTTCGCGCCAAGTCGATTGTCGTCGCCACCACTCACTACAACGATGCCAAGATCGTACTGGAGGCCAGCACCCAGGCGAAGACAGCCATGAAGGGCCTGGCCGTGGCTGCCATCGAAGCATCGCAACTGCTGCAGACGCGCGGCTGGTAAGAACTTTTTTGACCTCAGGGGCACGGCGGCGCTGATCGGGAAAATTGCTACAGGTCCAAGTTCGCTTGGGCACAGCTGCATCCCGTCGACCGGAAACGTGTGGTTCGTCTCGATGTCTGCCAACAGGAACGAACCTGGATTCAGAAACTCAGTCACTCTTGTCGTATCCCGTCGGCTCGCATCCGCGATTGCGACTCCGGTGTTACTGAACGAAAAATCTTGGAGGATTAACGTGGGGTTGACGAATCGGGAAATCGGGGACCGACATCCAAAAAATGAATGAGCGCTTTCGATGTACGCAGCCGAATCGATCGGTCTAAGGAGGATACATGGAAGCACGTTTCAACTATGTCAAAGCGGCCCCGGGAGTATTCAAAGCCATGCTTGGTTTGGGACAGTATCTTCACGAATGTGGCATAGAAGGAACTCTGCTCAACCTGGTCTACCTGCGCGCATCGCAGATCAACGGCTGCGCGTACTGTCTGGACATGCACTGGAAGGACTTGCGCGCGAGCGGAGAAAACGAGCAGCGCTTGTATTCGTTGGATGCCTGGCGCGA is a genomic window containing:
- a CDS encoding class I SAM-dependent methyltransferase: MREIARQQEDERQDWNRRYQEESHGAFEPDPFLLSAYDEYIQPTFAKGGSALDLAGGTGRHAIWLAELRWKVTVVDISEVAFEKAQRKAEERGVKINFLVRDLRSFDPGEEKYDLVLVFFYLQRDLYPALVKALKPGGLLIYKTYTEEHKTKHAKTVRHPEYYLQENELLHTFLRLRILHYAETVEEKGVAELVAQKR
- a CDS encoding PaaI family thioesterase, with the protein product MPKRPVHGHVHHKHPALKQHPALRKNYCFGCGKDNAEGMRLKFVHDENSQRFVAHFRLGRRFTGPPRHAHGGIIAAILDEAMSKPSRLRNVLAPTIELNVRYLKPVPLGARLTASGWEVRVRGRQHLRAAEIRNERDELLATARGKFKAVDAERMMSKFLSRGRGK
- the pdxS gene encoding pyridoxal 5'-phosphate synthase lyase subunit PdxS, whose product is MSDNNGSSGLRLKTGLAEMLKGGVIMDVMSAAQAEVAEKAGAVAVMALERVPAMIRATGGVARMANPKLIREIMDTVSIPVMAKCRIGHFAEAQVLQELGVDYIDESEVLTPADEANHVDKHAFKVPFVCGARNLGEALRRIAEGAAMIRTKGEAGTGDVVHAVKHMRQIVSELRQLTVMGDDELYTAAKNHQAPYELVRMVARAGKLPVPNFSAGGIATPADASLMMQLGAESVFVGSGIFMKDGTTPLEVGYENGRFKDPQEREDAELRAKSIVVATTHYNDAKIVLEASTQAKTAMKGLAVAAIEASQLLQTRGW